One Methanobacterium sp. genomic region harbors:
- a CDS encoding metallophosphoesterase family protein, whose amino-acid sequence MYGKKIAVIHGTTEDIVTALVKSGNYDIVIRGHTHKLEVKPGKCMMINPGEICGYLSGKKTVILLDPEDLSYEPIVL is encoded by the coding sequence TTGTATGGAAAAAAAATTGCAGTTATTCACGGCACAACTGAGGATATTGTGACAGCTCTCGTTAAAAGCGGGAATTATGATATTGTTATACGGGGACATACACATAAACTAGAAGTTAAACCGGGAAAATGCATGATGATTAACCCTGGAGAAATATGCGGATACCTGTCTGGTAAAAAAACGGTTATACTGCTTGATCCTGAAGATTTAAGCTATGAACCTATTGTTTTATAA
- a CDS encoding YfcE family phosphodiesterase encodes MSDSHDNLPAIREAVKFFNEAKVELVIHAGDMISPFAANEIKNLNAEFKAVFGNNDGERDGLRHFFKVFATTMIFKNLNCMEKKLQLFTAQLRIL; translated from the coding sequence ATGTCAGACTCACATGATAATTTACCTGCAATAAGGGAAGCCGTCAAATTTTTCAATGAAGCAAAAGTAGAATTAGTAATACATGCTGGAGATATGATTTCACCATTTGCTGCTAACGAAATTAAAAATCTCAATGCAGAATTTAAAGCCGTTTTTGGGAATAATGACGGCGAACGAGATGGTTTACGGCATTTTTTTAAGGTATTTGCTACCACAATGATTTTCAAGAACTTGAATTGTATGGAAAAAAAATTGCAGTTATTCACGGCACAACTGAGGATATTGTGA
- a CDS encoding TRAM domain-containing protein, with product MFRNNYGRDNFSDKGPSAPINVGDEYDVKIEDVGRDGDGIARIEGFVVFVSGAKLGDEVKIKINSTRRNFGFADIVEDVE from the coding sequence TTGTTTAGAAATAATTACGGAAGAGATAATTTCTCAGATAAAGGACCTTCAGCTCCTATTAATGTAGGAGATGAATACGATGTTAAAATTGAAGATGTTGGAAGAGATGGCGACGGAATCGCAAGAATAGAAGGATTTGTTGTCTTTGTATCAGGAGCAAAACTGGGCGATGAAGTTAAAATCAAAATTAACTCAACAAGAAGAAACTTCGGTTTTGCTGATATAGTTGAAGATGTTGAATAA
- a CDS encoding slipin family protein, producing MADLVTLFIVGIIILIILGLSIRVVNQYERGVHFRFGRVIGVKDPGLRLIIPVVDRLDKVSLRIVTMPIPSQRIITQDNVSIDVAAVAYFKVVNAYDAVVAIENYNRAVNQIAQTTMRNVIGQFLLDDVLSSTSKINERIKEIIDKHSEPWGVQVTAVEIKDINLPETMRRSMARQAEAEREKRAKIISAEGEFLSAQKLGDAADIITAHPIALQLRNLQVLLEIASEKNSTIVFPASFMSTVRDLKDFMESEVKAE from the coding sequence ATGGCTGATCTCGTAACGCTTTTTATTGTGGGAATTATAATTTTGATTATTTTAGGTCTTTCAATACGTGTAGTAAATCAATATGAAAGAGGGGTGCATTTTAGGTTTGGTAGAGTAATAGGGGTTAAAGATCCTGGGTTGCGCCTGATTATTCCTGTAGTGGATAGGTTGGATAAAGTATCCCTTAGGATTGTCACTATGCCTATTCCTTCCCAAAGAATAATAACTCAGGACAATGTATCAATTGATGTGGCTGCAGTTGCATATTTTAAGGTTGTTAACGCGTATGATGCAGTTGTTGCAATTGAAAATTACAACAGAGCAGTTAACCAGATTGCTCAGACCACTATGAGAAATGTAATTGGACAATTCCTGTTGGATGATGTTTTATCTTCAACTTCAAAGATAAACGAAAGAATTAAGGAGATAATTGATAAACACAGCGAACCATGGGGTGTACAGGTCACTGCTGTAGAAATTAAAGATATCAACTTACCTGAAACAATGAGGAGATCCATGGCAAGACAAGCTGAAGCAGAAAGAGAAAAAAGAGCTAAAATTATTTCTGCTGAAGGTGAATTCCTTTCAGCCCAAAAACTTGGTGATGCTGCAGATATAATAACTGCACACCCAATAGCGCTTCAATTACGTAACTTACAGGTGCTGCTTGAGATAGCAAGTGAGAAGAATTCTACCATAGTGTTCCCTGCAAGCTTCATGTCAACAGTTAGGGACTTAAAGGACTTCATGGAATCAGAAGTGAAGGCTGAGTAA
- a CDS encoding TrkA family potassium uptake protein encodes MYIVIMGAGRVGLNLASNLVSRGHDVTLIESDDSLCGNAAAELDALVICGNGTDTKTLEEANVSEADVYVAATGNDEANLLSCILVKQYNIPKIIARLSNPDHEEAFKKVGIDDVISPELTAAGYLEKLITRPKVADLIVIGKGDAEILDLTVKNTKVIGKKISEINPTDDYIIVALYKNGEITIPKADMVLNEGDKVSILVKNPAVKDVVKTFTK; translated from the coding sequence ATGTATATAGTGATAATGGGTGCAGGAAGAGTTGGATTAAATCTTGCATCTAACTTAGTTAGTCGAGGGCATGACGTGACCCTTATTGAAAGTGATGACAGCTTATGCGGCAATGCAGCGGCTGAATTGGATGCATTAGTTATTTGTGGTAATGGCACTGATACAAAAACGCTTGAAGAGGCAAATGTAAGTGAGGCAGATGTTTATGTTGCAGCTACTGGAAATGACGAGGCAAATCTTCTTTCTTGTATACTTGTAAAACAATATAATATTCCTAAAATTATCGCAAGGTTAAGTAACCCTGATCATGAAGAAGCATTTAAAAAAGTAGGAATAGACGATGTTATAAGTCCAGAGCTTACAGCAGCAGGCTACCTCGAAAAATTAATAACACGGCCAAAGGTAGCTGACTTAATAGTTATTGGAAAGGGGGATGCTGAAATACTGGACCTTACAGTAAAAAATACTAAGGTTATAGGGAAGAAAATTAGCGAAATTAACCCTACGGATGATTATATAATTGTGGCCCTGTATAAAAATGGTGAAATAACCATTCCTAAGGCAGATATGGTTTTAAATGAAGGGGATAAAGTATCAATTCTTGTTAAAAACCCTGCTGTAAAGGATGTTGTGAAGACATTTACAAAATAA
- a CDS encoding transcriptional regulator FilR1 domain-containing protein produces MSSKGIYEQYDNAADLLKFLTSSNVRTSILLSLNESPKNLSDLKQELNLESSTIIHGTNKLEKRDFIFKDGENYNLSQTGKIFALKLVNLIKTVETVKSQEKLWSDHKIEGIPEDLLLKIGDLNNSTIVEAEATHLTKVLDYFTQLLISSKIIKGVSPIFHPYLPKTIESAVLNGAHVQLIVTEDILDVLNKSNPEILTRVPNNFELYVIREEVREAFTVTENCISFGLFNKNGMYDFNIDLHSESKEAIEWTKKLFEYYLKRSERII; encoded by the coding sequence ATGAGTTCAAAAGGTATTTATGAACAGTACGATAATGCAGCAGACCTTTTGAAGTTTTTAACAAGTTCTAATGTTCGTACCAGCATACTGTTGAGTCTAAACGAAAGTCCTAAAAATTTGAGTGATCTAAAACAGGAACTTAACTTAGAATCATCTACCATCATCCATGGTACAAATAAGCTTGAAAAACGCGATTTTATCTTTAAAGATGGAGAAAATTATAATCTATCACAAACTGGGAAAATATTTGCCCTTAAATTAGTAAATTTAATTAAAACAGTTGAAACTGTCAAAAGTCAGGAAAAATTATGGTCAGATCATAAAATTGAAGGAATTCCTGAAGATTTACTTTTAAAAATTGGAGATTTAAATAATTCAACCATTGTAGAAGCTGAAGCTACCCATCTTACTAAGGTACTCGATTATTTTACCCAATTATTAATAAGTTCTAAAATTATAAAAGGTGTTTCTCCAATATTTCATCCATATTTACCTAAAACAATTGAATCAGCAGTTTTAAACGGAGCACATGTTCAACTTATAGTAACTGAGGACATACTTGACGTATTAAACAAATCAAATCCAGAAATATTAACTAGAGTGCCAAATAACTTTGAATTATATGTTATACGCGAAGAAGTTAGGGAAGCTTTTACTGTTACAGAAAACTGTATTTCATTTGGGTTATTTAATAAAAATGGAATGTATGACTTCAATATTGATCTCCATAGTGAGAGTAAAGAAGCTATTGAATGGACCAAAAAGTTATTTGAATACTATCTTAAACGATCTGAAAGAATCATTTGA
- a CDS encoding MBL fold metallo-hydrolase, with product MIEGFGSDSNIYVFDDVIVDTGTGENIEYLRESLKKANLNISDISLIVNTHCHYDHVGGNRYFNSKLAIHEKDAPALENGDPIATVAQMFGRSLKPQKIDFKLTEGDKIRDFEVIHTPGHTIGGICLYNGKTLISGDTVFAGGGFGRYDIGGDITMLRESLEKLSKLDVEYLLPGHGPSVDNGSEHINLSNRMIKGVY from the coding sequence ATGATTGAAGGGTTTGGTTCTGATTCTAATATTTACGTCTTTGATGATGTTATAGTTGATACTGGAACCGGCGAAAATATTGAATATTTGCGTGAATCGCTGAAAAAAGCAAATTTAAATATTTCAGACATATCACTGATTGTAAATACCCATTGCCACTACGATCACGTAGGTGGAAACAGATATTTTAATTCTAAACTTGCAATACATGAAAAAGATGCCCCCGCACTTGAAAATGGAGATCCTATTGCAACTGTTGCCCAGATGTTTGGAAGAAGTTTAAAACCTCAAAAAATCGATTTTAAATTAACAGAAGGAGATAAGATACGTGATTTTGAGGTAATTCACACTCCAGGACATACAATAGGAGGCATCTGCCTTTACAATGGTAAAACACTGATATCTGGAGATACAGTTTTTGCGGGTGGAGGATTTGGAAGGTACGATATTGGTGGAGATATAACTATGCTGAGGGAATCCTTAGAGAAGCTTTCTAAACTCGATGTTGAATATTTACTTCCAGGGCACGGCCCCTCAGTTGATAACGGTTCAGAGCATATAAATTTATCTAATAGAATGATTAAAGGAGTTTATTGA
- a CDS encoding Hsp20/alpha crystallin family protein gives MSISKDMAEFSEHMAKKSHKGMKKTASEFFNVVNSISADKSHRHSENTILTKRSLVKQILKTTTRTADNIKYNFGKSVTDYKSAPEKDITETDENIIVHLDMPGVKKEDIKLKITDSNLKVEACFDITQEIENGSITINDNTTGVFKREVQFPQKVIPNEAKATFQDDVLTVEAPKVDRAESFKVEIK, from the coding sequence ATGTCAATTTCAAAAGATATGGCCGAATTTTCAGAACATATGGCTAAAAAATCACATAAAGGTATGAAAAAAACAGCTTCAGAATTCTTTAATGTTGTTAATTCAATTTCAGCAGATAAAAGTCACAGACACAGCGAAAATACCATTCTAACTAAAAGAAGTTTAGTTAAACAAATATTGAAAACCACAACAAGAACAGCTGATAATATTAAATACAATTTCGGAAAATCAGTTACAGACTACAAATCTGCGCCGGAAAAAGATATTACAGAAACAGATGAAAATATAATCGTGCATTTAGACATGCCTGGCGTTAAAAAAGAGGATATTAAACTTAAAATTACAGATTCAAATCTTAAAGTTGAAGCATGCTTTGATATAACGCAGGAAATCGAAAATGGAAGCATTACTATAAACGATAATACAACTGGTGTTTTCAAACGAGAAGTGCAATTCCCTCAAAAAGTGATACCTAACGAAGCTAAAGCTACCTTCCAAGACGATGTTTTAACCGTTGAAGCCCCAAAAGTAGACAGGGCGGAAAGCTTCAAAGTAGAAATCAAATGA
- a CDS encoding Hsp20/alpha crystallin family protein gives MNKRYRNKKTILDRKGLVERMLEDTARTIDSIKYDIEKSVVDYTFVPGKDIIETDEDVIVHVDLPGIKKEDIELKLTETNLKIVANFDITQEIEQGSYITFHDRKSGVMRRSVRFPKKVVPEEAEATFENGILTVEVPKLEKTESFTLEIK, from the coding sequence ATGAACAAAAGATATAGAAATAAAAAAACTATTTTAGATAGGAAAGGTTTAGTTGAAAGGATGCTGGAAGATACAGCACGAACAATCGACAGTATTAAGTACGATATCGAAAAATCAGTGGTTGACTACACATTTGTACCTGGAAAGGATATTATTGAAACAGATGAAGACGTAATAGTACATGTGGACTTACCCGGCATCAAAAAAGAAGATATTGAACTAAAACTTACCGAAACCAACCTTAAAATTGTAGCTAATTTTGATATAACACAGGAAATCGAACAAGGAAGTTACATAACATTTCATGATAGAAAATCAGGTGTTATGAGGCGATCTGTTAGATTCCCTAAGAAAGTAGTTCCGGAAGAAGCTGAAGCTACCTTTGAAAATGGCATTTTAACAGTTGAAGTTCCAAAATTGGAGAAAACAGAAAGTTTTACCCTGGAAATCAAATGA
- a CDS encoding DUF2207 domain-containing protein, producing the protein MGTYNGVYRDIPIKSGEKLANLKVYAEGAYCSYNVTNRMDEKSIKIFLYSDPQKSAPINDRDVDVFIEYDFVNVIKIYNDVAELQYKLWGEGWEQDVGQLTANIHLKSNNGVQYWLNPPYLVQNTTWHNQTLSITTKPIYSANWFELLMAIHSNQFLNSTPYALRFKSDIRGYLEITQKNYENELNFKTKVYSLLTILIILCALFPLFIYFKFGREPKIDYLNEYERDLPSNDPPAVINALYGSELVGDPDINGFRATIMDLIDRDYLRFNEDPSNDENSLALKITYKDPSKLKNFERDVFEFFKKFEEDRIVNLNKLKDELKKKENAKIFMHFYLNWKYHLKEELLDDETVKKVFHKKGNRYLKIYGLIGLEAAFFLVFLMGDNIPAAIYAKYAAIILGIVAIISLITPAKIPGQWTDYGRLNYEKWKKFKRYLKEFSMIKKHTPESIEVWNKYLVYATAFGIASEVIMDMEEIFPLDQLARSAMYNFHYWGGFNAIYIGTNSGMSVGYANVGGGAGGGSGGGGGGAF; encoded by the coding sequence ATAGGGACATATAATGGTGTTTATCGTGATATACCCATCAAATCTGGAGAAAAGTTAGCGAATCTAAAGGTATATGCTGAAGGTGCATATTGCTCTTATAATGTTACCAATCGTATGGACGAGAAGTCTATAAAGATTTTTCTTTACTCTGATCCTCAAAAGAGTGCTCCCATAAATGATAGGGATGTAGATGTTTTTATAGAATATGATTTTGTTAATGTAATAAAAATTTACAACGATGTTGCTGAACTCCAGTATAAACTATGGGGGGAAGGATGGGAACAGGATGTAGGCCAGTTAACGGCTAATATTCATTTAAAATCAAATAATGGAGTACAATACTGGTTAAATCCTCCATATCTCGTCCAAAATACTACGTGGCATAATCAAACCCTGAGTATCACTACTAAACCTATTTATTCAGCTAATTGGTTTGAGTTATTGATGGCCATACATTCTAATCAGTTTTTAAATAGTACTCCCTATGCGCTGCGGTTTAAATCAGATATACGTGGATACCTTGAAATTACCCAGAAAAATTATGAAAATGAATTAAATTTTAAAACAAAAGTATACTCTTTACTTACAATTCTAATAATTTTATGTGCACTTTTTCCATTATTCATCTATTTTAAATTTGGCAGGGAGCCAAAAATTGATTATCTAAATGAATATGAGAGAGATTTGCCTTCTAATGATCCTCCTGCAGTTATAAATGCTTTATATGGCAGTGAATTAGTTGGAGATCCAGATATAAATGGATTTAGGGCGACAATAATGGATTTAATAGATAGGGATTATTTAAGATTTAATGAGGATCCTTCAAATGATGAAAATTCTCTTGCCCTCAAAATAACATATAAAGATCCATCGAAACTTAAAAATTTTGAAAGAGATGTCTTTGAATTCTTTAAAAAATTTGAGGAAGATCGTATTGTAAATTTAAATAAATTAAAAGACGAATTAAAAAAGAAAGAAAATGCAAAAATTTTCATGCATTTTTATCTTAATTGGAAATATCATTTAAAAGAAGAATTATTAGATGATGAAACAGTTAAAAAAGTATTCCATAAAAAGGGAAATAGATATCTGAAGATATATGGATTGATAGGATTAGAGGCAGCTTTCTTCCTGGTATTTTTAATGGGGGATAATATCCCTGCAGCTATATATGCTAAATATGCTGCAATTATTCTGGGAATCGTTGCAATAATCTCTTTGATTACTCCTGCAAAAATCCCTGGACAATGGACAGATTACGGCAGGTTAAATTATGAGAAATGGAAAAAATTTAAAAGATATTTAAAAGAATTCAGTATGATAAAAAAACACACTCCGGAGTCTATTGAAGTATGGAATAAATATCTTGTTTATGCCACTGCATTTGGAATAGCATCGGAGGTTATAATGGACATGGAAGAGATTTTTCCTCTAGATCAACTAGCTAGGAGTGCCATGTATAATTTCCATTATTGGGGTGGTTTTAATGCTATTTATATTGGAACAAATAGTGGTATGAGCGTTGGTTACGCTAATGTTGGAGGCGGTGCGGGAGGTGGCTCTGGAGGCGGTGGAGGAGGAGCTTTTTAA
- a CDS encoding pyrroline-5-carboxylate reductase dimerization domain-containing protein, translated as MSKIGFIGYGSMGSMIIEGFLSSNVIKPYEIIVSNRTKSKLEDIKKKYPEIEITDNNAYLAGKCRKIFIFVGTSAVKEVIEEMKDELSEDSHITYIAAALTIENVKGAFPGKITKVIPSLTSKVNEGVSLICHNEKVTEKEANFVNNLFRSISNVKIIDEENFEAGSDLTSCAPAFIAEIFMKFAEAGAENSNFTPQETEDMVIKTLYGTAKLLYEGNMGFEEVISRVATKGGITEEGVKILEKELPNTFDELLKTTLTKNKKIKEALNNQMIN; from the coding sequence ATGTCTAAAATTGGATTTATAGGTTACGGAAGCATGGGGAGCATGATCATAGAAGGTTTTCTATCTTCCAATGTTATAAAACCTTATGAAATCATTGTTTCAAATAGAACAAAGAGCAAACTGGAGGATATTAAAAAAAAATATCCTGAAATTGAAATTACAGATAACAATGCATATTTAGCGGGGAAATGCCGTAAAATATTCATTTTTGTAGGTACATCTGCAGTAAAAGAAGTAATTGAAGAAATGAAAGATGAACTTTCAGAAGATTCTCATATTACCTACATTGCAGCAGCTTTAACCATTGAGAATGTGAAAGGTGCATTTCCAGGGAAAATTACCAAAGTCATACCTAGTCTAACCTCCAAGGTTAATGAAGGTGTTTCTCTTATCTGTCACAACGAAAAAGTAACTGAAAAAGAAGCAAATTTTGTAAATAATCTCTTCAGATCAATTAGTAATGTAAAAATCATTGATGAAGAAAATTTTGAAGCAGGATCTGATTTAACAAGCTGCGCTCCTGCATTCATTGCAGAAATCTTCATGAAATTCGCCGAAGCTGGTGCTGAAAATAGTAACTTTACTCCTCAAGAAACAGAAGACATGGTTATAAAGACCCTTTATGGGACTGCAAAACTTCTTTATGAAGGAAATATGGGTTTTGAAGAGGTAATTTCACGAGTAGCCACAAAAGGAGGCATTACAGAAGAAGGTGTTAAAATACTGGAAAAAGAACTGCCAAATACCTTCGATGAGCTTTTAAAGACTACTTTAACTAAGAACAAGAAAATTAAAGAGGCGTTAAACAATCAAATGATTAATTAA
- a CDS encoding methyltransferase: MSEFEESKWKNKQAALEFIENADMYILERQKLFAIMKSLYKHFLADNNKTIKILELGCGDGRVTHELLQIDANLEGTLIDGSAEMVENAKNRFKSYQGLKFIQNTFQELVNSNLLSETFDFVVSSLAIHHLQEDEKKTLFEYVYNHLNPSGFFLNMDVIRAPTESLENWYLKLWKEWIIENEAKMEHSESFKNIPDQYKNNPDNNPDTLENQLKLLKSVGFSNVDCYYKYGIFSVYGGQK, from the coding sequence ATGAGTGAGTTTGAAGAATCTAAATGGAAAAATAAGCAAGCAGCATTAGAATTTATTGAAAACGCAGATATGTATATCCTGGAAAGACAGAAATTATTTGCAATAATGAAATCACTGTATAAACACTTTTTAGCAGATAACAATAAAACCATAAAAATCCTAGAACTTGGATGTGGTGATGGTAGAGTAACTCATGAGCTTCTACAAATTGATGCAAACCTTGAAGGAACTTTAATTGATGGCTCTGCAGAAATGGTTGAAAACGCAAAAAATAGATTTAAATCATATCAGGGTTTAAAATTTATTCAAAATACATTCCAGGAACTAGTTAATAGTAATTTATTATCTGAAACTTTTGATTTTGTTGTTTCATCTTTAGCCATACACCACCTGCAGGAAGATGAAAAGAAAACTCTATTTGAATATGTTTATAATCATCTGAATCCAAGCGGATTCTTTTTAAATATGGATGTTATACGTGCTCCAACAGAAAGTCTAGAGAACTGGTATCTCAAGCTCTGGAAAGAATGGATAATAGAAAATGAGGCAAAAATGGAACATTCAGAAAGTTTCAAGAACATACCTGATCAGTATAAAAACAATCCAGATAATAATCCTGATACACTGGAAAACCAGTTAAAACTGCTGAAATCCGTCGGTTTCAGTAACGTCGACTGTTACTATAAATATGGGATTTTTTCTGTTTACGGCGGCCAGAAATAA
- a CDS encoding GNAT family N-acetyltransferase, protein MITKKAEFSDLEEILQLQKLAYKSEAELYNDFNIPPLVQTLKEVEEEFENHVFLKVVENEKIIGSVRALLIDPKTCYIGKLIVHPDFQNQGIGTNLMMEIENIFNGCERFELITGHKSTKNLKLYEKLGYKEFKTEKLTENLNLAYLEKINL, encoded by the coding sequence ATGATAACTAAAAAAGCTGAATTTTCAGATCTGGAAGAAATACTTCAATTACAGAAACTGGCATATAAAAGCGAAGCTGAGCTTTATAATGATTTTAATATTCCCCCTCTAGTTCAAACATTAAAAGAAGTAGAAGAAGAATTTGAAAACCACGTATTCCTTAAGGTAGTGGAAAATGAGAAGATAATTGGCTCAGTAAGAGCATTACTAATCGATCCTAAAACATGCTACATTGGAAAACTCATAGTCCATCCTGATTTCCAGAATCAAGGAATTGGAACAAATTTAATGATGGAAATAGAGAATATTTTTAATGGCTGTGAAAGATTTGAGCTTATTACAGGGCATAAGAGTACGAAAAATCTAAAACTATACGAAAAACTTGGTTACAAAGAATTTAAAACCGAAAAATTAACTGAAAACTTAAATTTAGCATATTTAGAGAAAATAAATTTATAA
- a CDS encoding response regulator, with amino-acid sequence MSDTTILIVEDEAMTAMNLQNWFEFWGYNAPLIACSEKTALKKVQEIKVDLVLINIELGNMNGRINFAKKVADNFDTAIVYITPYFNNEIMQHMRATKPYGCIFKPLEENQLKYTVENALYKRKIYKRFIASK; translated from the coding sequence ATGTCGGATACAACAATTTTGATTGTTGAAGATGAAGCCATGACTGCAATGAATCTCCAAAATTGGTTTGAGTTTTGGGGATATAATGCCCCTCTCATAGCATGCTCCGAAAAAACAGCTCTTAAAAAAGTTCAGGAGATAAAAGTAGACTTAGTACTCATAAACATAGAACTTGGAAATATGAATGGCCGAATAAATTTTGCTAAAAAAGTAGCTGATAATTTTGATACGGCCATTGTATATATAACCCCTTATTTCAATAATGAAATTATGCAGCATATGAGGGCTACAAAACCCTATGGATGTATATTTAAACCTCTTGAAGAAAATCAATTAAAATATACAGTTGAAAACGCTCTTTACAAAAGGAAAATATATAAAAGGTTTATTGCAAGTAAATAA
- the cofG gene encoding 7,8-didemethyl-8-hydroxy-5-deazariboflavin synthase subunit CofG, translating into MPHYSKEEIISLLNAKGKDILSLISTAESKRDNDTITYSKNVFLPLTDICRNECGYCTFKKTPDDKEARILMNYQEIFDTLKEADKYNCREALFTFGERPEETSQVKAALEDKGYSNMVDYLYFICDETLKNTGLLPHSNPGVLKKKELEVLKEVNASMGLMLENTSKRLMKTIVHEKSPGKDPKLRIKTIENAGKLNIPFTTGLLIGIGETIEERAESLLEIKRINDKYCHIQEIIIQNFTPKQGIPMESWKEPSVIEMIKMVAVTRLLFPNTGVQVPPNLNNHNAQVFLLAGADDWGGVSPITKDFVNPEAPWPELEDLRKMTEEMGSSLDERLPVYPDFISSEFLSNRIMEKINSFK; encoded by the coding sequence ATGCCCCACTACTCAAAAGAAGAAATAATATCCCTTTTAAATGCAAAAGGTAAAGATATTCTATCTTTAATTTCTACCGCAGAGTCCAAAAGGGATAATGACACAATTACATATTCTAAAAATGTTTTTTTACCACTTACAGATATCTGCAGAAATGAATGCGGATACTGCACATTCAAAAAAACTCCAGATGATAAAGAAGCGCGAATTTTAATGAATTATCAGGAAATTTTTGATACTTTAAAGGAAGCAGATAAATATAATTGCAGAGAAGCTCTTTTTACCTTTGGAGAACGTCCTGAAGAAACTTCGCAAGTAAAAGCAGCACTTGAAGATAAAGGGTATTCAAATATGGTAGACTATCTTTATTTTATCTGTGATGAAACCCTAAAAAATACAGGACTTTTACCTCACAGCAATCCAGGAGTGCTAAAAAAGAAAGAACTGGAAGTATTAAAGGAAGTAAATGCATCTATGGGTTTAATGCTTGAAAATACAAGTAAAAGACTTATGAAAACAATTGTGCATGAGAAAAGCCCTGGAAAAGATCCCAAGCTGAGAATTAAAACAATTGAAAATGCAGGAAAGTTAAACATTCCATTTACAACAGGACTGCTTATCGGAATAGGGGAAACAATAGAAGAAAGGGCGGAATCACTCCTTGAAATAAAACGTATTAATGATAAATACTGCCATATTCAGGAGATTATCATTCAAAATTTCACGCCAAAACAAGGGATCCCCATGGAATCATGGAAAGAACCCTCTGTAATTGAAATGATAAAAATGGTTGCTGTAACACGGCTTTTATTCCCAAATACTGGAGTTCAAGTCCCTCCAAACTTAAATAATCATAATGCTCAGGTATTTCTCCTTGCGGGAGCTGATGACTGGGGAGGAGTTTCACCGATTACAAAGGACTTCGTAAATCCAGAAGCTCCATGGCCAGAATTAGAAGATCTTAGAAAAATGACAGAAGAAATGGGATCATCTTTAGATGAAAGGCTTCCAGTGTATCCTGATTTTATATCCTCTGAATTTTTAAGTAATCGGATTATGGAAAAGATTAATTCATTTAAATAA
- a CDS encoding DUF2120 domain-containing protein, whose protein sequence is MKPIHKIAGQVMGDLEAFHGSKPAIDADNILIVRGMSRKRFNEELDAVLSNLLKSLGARQIDMFSEEGGNIIGIMDERIRESVDIPGETDITGVYLLKESLEAMNCNVAYTLGVIDNVGTFIVTWKDKSGIGPQFVEVVAANME, encoded by the coding sequence GTGAAGCCAATACACAAAATTGCGGGTCAGGTAATGGGTGATTTAGAGGCATTCCATGGATCAAAACCTGCCATAGATGCCGATAATATTCTCATTGTAAGAGGAATGTCAAGAAAACGATTTAATGAAGAACTGGACGCAGTTCTTTCAAATCTTTTAAAAAGTCTTGGTGCACGCCAGATAGATATGTTTTCCGAAGAAGGCGGGAACATCATCGGCATAATGGATGAACGAATAAGAGAAAGCGTCGATATTCCCGGTGAAACTGATATTACAGGAGTTTACCTGCTTAAAGAATCTTTAGAAGCCATGAATTGTAATGTAGCATATACATTAGGCGTCATTGATAATGTTGGGACTTTTATCGTTACATGGAAAGATAAAAGCGGAATAGGCCCACAGTTCGTTGAAGTGGTTGCTGCAAATATGGAATAA